In Xyrauchen texanus isolate HMW12.3.18 chromosome 13, RBS_HiC_50CHRs, whole genome shotgun sequence, a single genomic region encodes these proteins:
- the LOC127654154 gene encoding C-X-C chemokine receptor type 4-like yields MAYYEHIVFYDDSSSSDNSSEFGSGDIGANFEVPCDVEVSHEFQRIFLPTVYGIIFVLGLIGNGLVVLVMGCQRKSRTMTDKYRLHLSVADLLFVLTLPFWAVDAAKDWYFGGFMCVAVHMIYTVNLYSSVLILAFISLDRYLAVVRATNSQGPRKLLANRIVYVGVWLPAALLTVPDLVFAKAETSSIRTFCERLYPQDSFVAWVVTFRFQHILVGFVLPGLVILICYCIIISKLSRGSKGTQKRKALKTTVVLIVCFFVCWLPYCGGILLDTLMMLEVIPHSCELEQGLQKWIFVTEALAYFHCCLNPILYAFLGVKFKKSARSALSPSRGSSLKILPKKRGGMSSVSTESESSSFS; encoded by the exons ATGGCATATTACGAG CACATCGTCTTTTATGACGATTCATCATCATCTGACAACAGCTCTGAGTTCGGCTCAGGGGACATTGGAGCCAACTTTGAGGTCCCATGCGACGTGGAGGTCAGTCACGAATTCCAGAGGATCTTTCTTCCCACCGTGTATGGGATCATATTCGTTTTGGGCTTAATCGGGAATGGATTGGTAGTTCTGGTGATGGGCTGCCAGAGAAAATCCAGAACCATGACAGACAAGTATCGTCTGCACCTTTCCGTAGCGGACCTCCTGTTCGTGCTCACCCTGCCCTTCTGGGCCGTGGACGCGGCCAAAGACTGGTACTTCGGTGGCTTCATGTGCGTGGCCGTGCATATGATCTACACGGTGAATTTATACAGCAGCGTCCTGATCCTCGCCTTCATCAGTCTGGACCGGTACCTCGCCGTGGTGCGCGCCACGAACAGCCAAGGACCCAGGAAACTTCTGGCCAATCGCATCGTCTATGTGGGCGTGTGGCTCCCCGCGGCGCTCCTCACCGTCCCCGACCTGGTGTTCGCCAAGGCGGAGACCAGCTCAATCCGCACCTTCTGCGAGCGCCTTTACCCGCAGGACTCCTTCGTGGCCTGGGTGGTCACGTTCCGCTTCCAGCACATCTTGGTGGGCTTCGTGCTGCCCGGGCTCGTGATTCTCATCTGCTACTGCATCATCATCTCCAAGCTGTCGCGCGGCTCCAAAGGCACGCAGAAGCGCAAGGCGCTCAAGACCACCGTGGTTCTCATCGTGTGTTTTTTTGTCTGCTGGTTGCCTTATTGCGGGGGGATCCTGTTGGACACACTGATGATGCTGGAGGTGATTCCTCACAGCTGTGAGCTGGAGCAGGGTCTGCAGAAGTGGATCTTTGTGACGGAGGCGCTGGCGTACTTTCACTGCTGTCTCAACCCCATCTTGTACGCCTTTCTCGGGGTGAAGTTCAAGAAGTCCGCCCGCAGTGCTCTCTCCCCAAGCCGGGGCTCCAGTCTGAAAATTCTGCCAAAGAAGAGAGGAGGGATGTCATCCGTATCCACGGAATCCGAGTCCTCCAGCTTTAGTTAA